A portion of the Bacillus thuringiensis genome contains these proteins:
- a CDS encoding PhoH family protein yields the protein MAEQLVEMNQQLENTNEAIALFGVNDAHLKVIERELNVSIVTRGETVHVSGAVETVTLVEKILQQLLVVIRKSISISERDVAYAIQLAQQGKIAQFEELYEEEIFKTAKGKSIRVKTMGQRRYIHAMKKNDIVFGIGPAGTGKTYLAVVMAVRALKQGYVKKIILTRPAVEAGENLGFLPGDLKEKVDPYLRPLYDALHDILGQEYTQRMMERGVIEIAPLAYMRGRTLDDSFVILDEAQNTTGAQIKMFLTRLGFSSKMVITGDPSQVDLPKGIKSGLSIAANILSGVSGLSFITLEQTDVVRHPLVQRIIEAYDKME from the coding sequence ATGGCAGAACAATTAGTAGAAATGAACCAACAATTGGAAAATACTAACGAAGCAATCGCTCTTTTTGGAGTCAATGATGCGCATTTAAAAGTAATTGAACGAGAACTGAATGTATCGATCGTAACTAGAGGAGAAACTGTTCATGTATCTGGGGCAGTTGAAACGGTGACACTCGTAGAAAAAATCTTACAGCAATTACTTGTTGTAATTCGTAAAAGTATATCAATTTCAGAGAGAGATGTTGCGTATGCAATTCAGCTCGCACAACAAGGGAAAATTGCTCAATTTGAAGAGTTATATGAAGAAGAAATTTTCAAGACTGCAAAAGGTAAATCCATTCGTGTAAAAACAATGGGGCAAAGACGATATATTCATGCGATGAAGAAGAATGATATTGTCTTTGGGATAGGGCCTGCAGGAACTGGAAAAACATACTTAGCTGTAGTAATGGCTGTGAGGGCTTTAAAACAAGGATATGTAAAGAAAATTATTTTAACAAGACCTGCTGTAGAAGCTGGAGAAAATTTAGGTTTTTTACCAGGGGATTTGAAAGAGAAGGTGGATCCATACTTACGTCCATTATATGATGCCTTACATGATATTCTTGGACAAGAATATACGCAGCGTATGATGGAGCGAGGAGTAATTGAAATCGCGCCGCTTGCTTATATGAGGGGACGTACGCTTGATGATTCATTTGTTATTTTAGATGAGGCTCAAAATACAACGGGTGCTCAAATAAAAATGTTTTTAACAAGGTTAGGTTTTAGTTCTAAAATGGTTATTACAGGAGATCCTTCACAAGTAGACTTGCCGAAAGGGATAAAATCAGGGCTATCTATAGCTGCTAATATTTTATCTGGTGTATCAGGTCTGTCATTTATTACATTAGAACAAACGGACGTTGTGAGACATCCATTGGTGCAACGTATTATTGAGGCATATGATAAAATGGAATGA
- the yqfD gene encoding sporulation protein YqfD, with protein MKNKWFIKWLGYVKVRIEGRGAERFVNECVRRNLLVWDVRKIADETLVFCMLLRDVKKIKPIYRKNECKLYFIGRYGFPFWNKRLIKNSGFLIGFLIFFFGVITMSNMVWKIEISGAKPETEYILMKELDKMGIQKGKLQFQMPNVEDVQRHLTDNINAITWAGLEVRGTTYHFKIVEKNEPKKEKEQRPQNLVAKKEAIITKTFVEVGKPVVLKNDHVEKGQILVSGIYGNEESPTIVSAKGIVYGETWYTSKVDVPLKTQFQVYTGNVYNEHFLKFWDMKIKIWGFQHDKYKRSRTESVKHDVKLFGFTLPIAYEKDVVREEEEANREYTEKQALKVAKEMAEKELKKKLDEHAMIVSDKILSKKVEADQLKVTLHYTVVENIAEPQPISESDIQGD; from the coding sequence ATGAAAAATAAATGGTTTATAAAGTGGCTTGGATATGTAAAAGTGCGAATTGAAGGTAGAGGAGCGGAACGGTTTGTTAATGAATGTGTACGGAGGAATTTATTAGTTTGGGATGTTAGGAAGATAGCTGATGAAACGTTAGTTTTTTGTATGTTGTTACGCGATGTGAAAAAAATAAAACCAATTTATAGAAAAAATGAATGTAAATTATATTTTATTGGACGTTATGGTTTTCCTTTTTGGAATAAGCGTTTAATTAAAAACAGTGGATTTTTAATTGGGTTTTTAATTTTCTTTTTTGGCGTGATTACAATGTCAAATATGGTTTGGAAAATTGAAATTTCAGGAGCAAAACCTGAAACAGAATATATATTGATGAAAGAATTGGATAAAATGGGTATTCAAAAAGGGAAACTACAGTTTCAAATGCCGAATGTAGAAGATGTACAACGCCATTTGACAGATAATATTAATGCCATTACTTGGGCGGGACTAGAAGTAAGAGGAACAACGTATCATTTTAAAATCGTTGAAAAAAACGAACCGAAAAAAGAAAAGGAACAAAGGCCGCAAAATTTAGTAGCAAAAAAAGAAGCGATTATTACAAAAACGTTTGTAGAAGTTGGAAAGCCGGTTGTACTGAAAAATGATCATGTAGAAAAAGGGCAGATTCTCGTATCGGGAATATATGGTAATGAGGAAAGTCCGACGATTGTTTCAGCGAAAGGTATTGTGTATGGCGAAACGTGGTATACGTCTAAGGTAGATGTCCCACTAAAGACGCAATTCCAAGTGTATACTGGTAATGTATATAATGAACATTTTCTTAAATTTTGGGATATGAAAATAAAAATATGGGGATTTCAACATGATAAGTATAAACGCTCTCGTACTGAAAGTGTAAAGCATGATGTGAAATTATTTGGTTTTACACTGCCGATTGCATATGAAAAAGATGTTGTAAGAGAAGAGGAAGAAGCGAATCGAGAATATACAGAAAAGCAAGCGCTGAAAGTAGCGAAAGAGATGGCTGAAAAAGAACTAAAGAAAAAATTGGATGAACATGCTATGATTGTAAGTGATAAGATTTTGAGTAAAAAGGTTGAGGCGGATCAACTAAAAGTCACATTGCATTATACTGTGGTTGAAAATATTGCAGAGCCACAACCAATATCCGAATCCGATATTCAAGGAGACTGA
- the yqfC gene encoding sporulation protein YqfC yields MKKLEQMKNWLTKQVDLPVDVLMDLPRITLVGQIHIYIENHRGLLVFSDKEVRLLLKHGQLLIKGQSFVIKTILPEELLLEGIIEQVTFLENEKKGD; encoded by the coding sequence ATGAAGAAATTAGAACAAATGAAAAATTGGTTAACAAAACAAGTAGACCTACCAGTGGATGTATTAATGGATCTGCCTCGGATTACTCTTGTTGGGCAAATACATATTTATATAGAAAATCATCGGGGGCTATTAGTGTTTTCAGATAAAGAAGTGCGATTGCTTTTAAAACACGGTCAATTACTAATTAAAGGACAATCCTTTGTTATTAAAACGATTCTTCCAGAGGAGCTTTTGCTCGAAGGGATAATTGAGCAAGTAACATTTTTAGAAAATGAGAAAAAAGGTGATTGA
- a CDS encoding DUF4253 domain-containing protein has translation MQQTNGVNYEVSNIDVIFKLRKWNDRYPFIIIGADHDWVDAIFSVLPTDEEMQSFAQEMYEFCPDIVEQGIESIEELVEEIKKTKKLFLWWD, from the coding sequence ATCCAACAAACAAATGGCGTTAATTACGAAGTTAGCAATATAGATGTTATTTTTAAACTAAGAAAATGGAATGATCGCTATCCTTTTATCATAATCGGTGCAGATCATGACTGGGTTGATGCCATTTTTAGCGTGTTACCTACAGACGAAGAAATGCAATCTTTCGCGCAAGAAATGTATGAATTTTGTCCAGATATAGTGGAACAAGGAATAGAAAGCATTGAGGAGTTAGTCGAAGAAATTAAGAAAACGAAAAAGCTTTTTTTATGGTGGGATTAA
- a CDS encoding GatB/YqeY domain-containing protein → MSLLGRLNDDMKQAMKNKQKEKLTVIRMVKAALQNEGIKLQHTLTEEEEVTVLAREVKQYKDSLLEFKKAGREDLVNKLQSEIQILSAYLPEQLTEEELVDVIKQVISEVGATSKADMGKVMTAVMPKVKGKTDGSLVNKLVIQLLA, encoded by the coding sequence ATGAGTCTTCTCGGTCGTTTAAACGATGATATGAAACAAGCGATGAAGAATAAACAAAAAGAAAAATTAACCGTTATTCGTATGGTTAAGGCTGCTTTACAAAATGAAGGTATTAAACTGCAACATACTCTTACTGAAGAAGAGGAAGTAACAGTTTTAGCTCGTGAAGTAAAACAGTATAAGGACTCCCTCCTTGAATTTAAAAAAGCTGGTCGTGAAGACCTTGTTAATAAACTGCAAAGTGAAATTCAGATTTTAAGCGCATATTTGCCAGAGCAATTAACTGAAGAAGAACTAGTTGATGTAATCAAGCAAGTTATTTCTGAAGTTGGTGCGACTTCTAAAGCAGATATGGGTAAGGTGATGACTGCTGTTATGCCGAAAGTAAAAGGTAAAACAGACGGATCACTTGTGAATAAGTTGGTTATCCAGCTATTAGCATAA
- the rpsU gene encoding 30S ribosomal protein S21 produces the protein MSKTVVRKNESLEDALRRFKRSVSKTGTLAEARKREFYEKPSVKRKKKSEAARKRKF, from the coding sequence ATGTCAAAAACAGTCGTTCGTAAAAACGAGTCTTTGGAGGATGCACTTCGCCGTTTTAAAAGATCGGTTTCTAAAACTGGTACACTTGCTGAAGCAAGAAAGCGCGAGTTTTATGAAAAACCAAGTGTAAAACGTAAGAAGAAATCTGAAGCGGCAAGAAAGCGTAAATTCTAA